One Aegilops tauschii subsp. strangulata cultivar AL8/78 chromosome 7, Aet v6.0, whole genome shotgun sequence genomic window carries:
- the LOC109762710 gene encoding protein FAR1-RELATED SEQUENCE 5-like, translated as MGGKQAKYIITDQDQAMKTTIKEALPRTRHRFCWWHISKNMKENNAAVFAQHLGMYDDLFRIIKNSLDQDEFERSWKAAISGHKAEGNKHLNTLWELRNFWVPAYFKDCFYPFSSTTTRSESTNLMWKNYVDHRDTRKRFVNAYHIIQQNFLATLDKKRHRTKEKAPSLETGFPIERQASEVYTNEILRKFQLELRNRTYYKCSDLAKGRHYFLKRIIEPGTKEWKPYPGEEFDRSEFRVDVDEQKEIYNCSCKKMITDGIQCCHVLKVVDQTGMIDKLPKSFIVPRWTRNLSESLKVLSTSQGDSMTAQDDETMRFGLSYAELSDICSNACRKEKAYSVLRECMLDMKIKVMAALAEEPDTGILAETLKNPPMSGSKSTKKEIESKLVLRRKEKATKPHPSAAVVE; from the coding sequence ATGGGAGGAAAACAGGCGAAATACATAATAACAGACCAGGACCAGGCGATGAAGACTACAATAAAGGAAGCTCTTCCGAGGACGAGGCACAGGTTCTGCTGGTGGCATATTAGTAAGAACATGAAGGAAAATAACGCAGCAGTGTTTGCGCAACACCTAGGGATGTATGATGATTTATTTCGAATCATCAAAAACTCACTAGATCAAGATGAGTTTGAGCGTTCCTGGAAAGCAGCAATTTCTGGGCACAAGGCGGAAGGCAACAAACACCTGAACACGCTATGGGAACTCCGGAATTTCTGGGTGCCGGCCTACTTCAAGGACTGCTTCTATCCTTTCTCGTCAACAACCACTCGCAGTGAAAGCACGAATTTGATGTGGAAGAATTACGTCGACCACAGGGACACTAGAAAAAGGTTTGTTAATGCGTATCACATAATTCAGCAAAATTTCCTCGCGACGCTTGACAAGAAAAGACACCGAACAAAAGAGAAGGCACCATCACTAGAGACGGGTTTTCCGATTGAAAGACAAGCAAGTGAAGTATACACGAATGAAATTTTAAGGAAATTCCAGCTGGAGCTACGGAACCGGACATACTACAAGTGCTCTGACTTGGCAAAGGGGAGGCATTATTTTTTAAAAAGGATTATTGAGCCTGGAACAAAAGAGTGGAAACCATATCCAGGCGAGGAATTTGACAGGTCTGAGTTTAGGGTAGATGTGGATGAGCAAAAGGAAATATACAATTGCAGCTGCAAGAAAATGATTACGGATGGCATTCAGTGCTGCCATGTGCTTAAGGTGGTGGACCAAACAGGCATGATTGATAAACTTCCAAAATCCTTCATCGTTCCCAGATGGACCAGGAATCTATCAGAGAGCCTGAAAGTTCTGTCTACAAGTCAAGGTGATAGCATGACCGCACAAGACGATGAAACTATGAGATTTGGCCTCTCTTACGCTGAGTTGTCGGATATCTGTTCAAATGCTTGCAGAAAAGAGAAGGCATACAGTGTGCTGCGTGAGTGTATGctagatatgaaaataaaagtcATGGCGGCACTTGCTGAGGAACCAGACACAGGCATTCTTGCCGAAACTCTCAAGAACCCTCCCATGAGTGGCTCAAAGAGCACAAAAAAGGAGATCGAATCAAAGCTAGTTCTGAGAAGAAAGGAAAAGGCAACAAAGCCGCATCCAAGTGCGGCCGTTGTGGAGTAA